The region GCAGATCCATCCCGCCTCGAACGAAGGGCAAAGGGCAGGAACCGGCCCGATGCGAAAGGAGATCCTCCGTGGAACACGTACCCTTTACCCTCGTCCACGACGAAGAGCTCGACCTCGAGCTTCCCGTAGCCCACATCCCGCCGGAGCGCATGCCACCCGCGGCTCGCGATGCCTACTTCGCCGCCGTCGAGCGGGCGAGCGCTGCAATTCGCGACGGACTACGCCAGCGGGAAGCGCGCTTTTCCGATCTATACGCGAAAATTTCCGGCGGAGAAGTTGACCTCGAACTCTGGGAAGCGCTGGGAAACCTCACGCGCGAAATCGAGCGGCTCAACGTGCTCTACTACCAGCTTCAGGGGGAGCACCTCACGCCCCCCCGCTGCTAGGCCGCTATTTCCCAGGAAATACCAAATCGAGAAACGGGCGGCGCCGTGCGGCGCCGCCCGTTCGCTCAACGGAACTCCTCTTCGAGCTCGCGCAAGAGGGCTTCGTCCATCGGCCCCTCCGGAATTTCTCGCGTCCGAAGTTCGTATCCGAGGGCCGTTTGGTAGTCCGGCGTTTCCGGGTCCACGTAGAGGATCCCGTGTACGAGTCCCCTGTGCTCTTTGACGAAGCGGATAGCCTCTTCGCGGGTCGGGAAGGGTTCCTCGACGGTCACGAGGTGCTCCTTGTAGTAGTCGTACGTGAGTACCTTGTTGTACGTGACGCACGGGCTCAGGACGTTTACGAGGGCAAAGCCCTTGTGCTGGATCGCCCGCTCCAGGATCTCCGTGAGGCGCTTTACGTCACCGGAAAACCCTTGGGCGACAAACGTCCCTCCCGCCGCAATGGCTACGGACAGCGCGTCTAAAGGACGTTCCTTGTTGCCGTACACGGTCGTACGCGTCACAAACCCCAGGGGGCTCGTGGGCGACGTCTGCCCTTTCGTGAGGGAATAGACGCCGTTGTCCATGACGACGTACGTGATGTCCATGTTGCGCCGGACGGCGTGGAGGAAGTGGTTCCCTCCGATGCCGTACCCGTCGCCGTCTCCCCCCGTCACGATCACGTGCAAGTCCTTCGCCCCCATCTTGGCCCCCTGGGCGATGGGCAGGGCGCGGCCGTGGAGGGAGTGAAACCCGTAGCTCCGCATGTACTCCGGAACCTTGGACGAACAACCGATCCCCGAAACGTTGATGACC is a window of Brockia lithotrophica DNA encoding:
- a CDS encoding 2-oxoacid:ferredoxin oxidoreductase subunit beta — protein: MSIAPSAPTLKDYRGDVNTWCPGCGHFGVLAALQRALVNLKIPPHEVINVSGIGCSSKVPEYMRSYGFHSLHGRALPIAQGAKMGAKDLHVIVTGGDGDGYGIGGNHFLHAVRRNMDITYVVMDNGVYSLTKGQTSPTSPLGFVTRTTVYGNKERPLDALSVAIAAGGTFVAQGFSGDVKRLTEILERAIQHKGFALVNVLSPCVTYNKVLTYDYYKEHLVTVEEPFPTREEAIRFVKEHRGLVHGILYVDPETPDYQTALGYELRTREIPEGPMDEALLRELEEEFR